A window of Haloarchaeobius litoreus contains these coding sequences:
- a CDS encoding DUF7474 family protein: MARHFEYPCPDCRSTNDLHDPECRFAGVEWHAVEKAYADVLAALAGGVKHEDELPSVAADWGGLQNAALEHLRTVQRVEEHDGRLELRSPDEYRELLTTPQYEPVKTVYEYGSVPGCHDNSVFALVAYYEMVGLSWPETREQVIEWLHETGTWERGGFAEDSPEELVEAKRHVYEAGYGWKQAAREAKAVIDRYR, from the coding sequence GTGGCACGCCACTTCGAGTATCCCTGTCCCGACTGCCGGAGCACGAACGACCTCCACGACCCGGAGTGTCGGTTCGCGGGCGTCGAGTGGCACGCGGTCGAGAAGGCGTACGCGGACGTGCTGGCGGCGCTGGCGGGCGGGGTGAAACACGAGGACGAACTGCCGTCGGTCGCGGCGGACTGGGGCGGGCTCCAGAACGCGGCGCTGGAGCACCTGCGGACGGTCCAGCGGGTCGAGGAGCACGACGGCCGGCTGGAGCTGCGCTCGCCCGACGAGTACCGCGAGCTGCTGACGACGCCGCAGTACGAGCCGGTGAAGACCGTCTACGAGTACGGCTCGGTGCCGGGCTGTCACGACAACAGCGTGTTCGCGCTGGTCGCCTACTACGAGATGGTCGGGCTCTCGTGGCCGGAGACGCGCGAGCAGGTCATCGAGTGGCTGCACGAGACGGGCACGTGGGAGCGCGGCGGCTTCGCCGAGGACTCCCCCGAGGAGCTCGTCGAGGCGAAGCGACACGTCTACGAGGCGGGCTACGGCTGGAAGCAGGCGGCACGCGAGGCGAAGGCGGTCATCGACCGGTATCGGTGA
- a CDS encoding vWA domain-containing protein yields METPITTTDDREKTATGISRRRVLQSTALTTGVFGLGLPLSSTTVLADEHTDGRIDTCNATLDIVLALDYSGSIGSALWGDIESGAESFVDVLNDDNQLGVVTFGDTGKAYDFGTQEYLLLAQDGTTDNRPAMKAAIPGVAPPNENGTHMAAALDLADDILDGQGRDGKEVIVLLTDGEPNYQNGIVGNGSNPPEDEADGTVGGVSGYVPTATTGFDPEGDGDKTYAYTGGSTGTDAVITDGERDETEAVATVAKADGTRIVAVGIGSGVDDDYLRDRIATAPEDYVQVANSSELGAALRNLLSEICDECDECEDEGLLAKYEFECVETVDDECVAYDFVLETGDESLVSYTAGSYVNKDGEEFEPMTATFDTGYCTVYAVVKAGRGLEVQELVAEDGQVTAEYIAPHAISFVAFFCTEDAAEAFAESFPSNRGGGPRAR; encoded by the coding sequence ATGGAAACACCGATCACCACCACAGACGACCGAGAGAAGACCGCAACCGGAATCTCGCGACGCCGCGTGCTACAGAGCACGGCGCTGACGACCGGCGTCTTCGGACTGGGACTGCCGTTGTCGAGCACGACCGTGCTCGCGGACGAGCACACCGACGGACGCATCGACACCTGTAACGCGACGCTCGACATCGTGCTCGCGCTCGACTACTCCGGCTCCATCGGCTCCGCCCTCTGGGGCGACATCGAATCCGGTGCCGAGAGCTTCGTCGACGTGCTGAACGACGACAACCAGCTCGGCGTCGTCACCTTCGGCGACACCGGCAAGGCCTACGACTTCGGCACGCAGGAGTATCTCCTGCTCGCCCAGGACGGCACGACCGACAACCGGCCCGCGATGAAGGCCGCCATCCCCGGCGTCGCGCCGCCCAACGAGAACGGGACCCACATGGCCGCGGCACTCGACCTCGCCGACGACATCCTCGACGGCCAGGGCCGCGACGGCAAGGAGGTCATCGTCCTCCTGACCGACGGCGAGCCGAACTACCAGAACGGCATCGTCGGCAACGGGTCGAACCCGCCCGAGGACGAGGCCGACGGCACCGTCGGCGGCGTCTCCGGCTACGTTCCCACCGCGACGACGGGCTTCGACCCCGAGGGCGACGGCGACAAAACCTACGCGTACACCGGTGGCTCGACCGGCACCGACGCCGTCATCACCGACGGCGAGCGCGACGAGACCGAGGCGGTCGCCACGGTCGCGAAGGCCGACGGCACCCGCATCGTCGCGGTCGGTATCGGCAGCGGCGTCGACGACGACTACCTCCGCGACCGCATCGCGACCGCGCCCGAGGACTACGTGCAGGTCGCGAACTCCAGCGAGCTCGGTGCCGCGCTGCGGAACCTCCTCTCGGAGATCTGCGACGAGTGCGACGAGTGCGAGGACGAGGGCCTGCTCGCGAAGTACGAGTTCGAGTGCGTCGAGACCGTCGACGACGAGTGCGTCGCGTACGACTTCGTCCTCGAGACGGGCGACGAGAGCCTCGTCTCCTACACGGCGGGCAGCTACGTGAACAAGGACGGCGAGGAGTTCGAACCCATGACCGCCACCTTCGACACCGGGTACTGCACGGTCTACGCGGTCGTCAAGGCCGGGCGCGGGCTCGAAGTGCAGGAACTGGTCGCCGAAGACGGTCAGGTCACCGCGGAGTACATCGCACCGCACGCCATCAGCTTCGTGGCGTTCTTCTGCACCGAAGACGCCGCGGAAGCGTTCGCCGAGAGCTTCCCGTCGAACCGTGGCGGTGGCCCCCGGGCACGGTAA
- a CDS encoding DNA polymerase sliding clamp: MFKAIVSAETLKTTLDSVSVLVDECKVHLDEDGIEIRAVDPANVGMVDLRLSAEAFESYEADGGVIGVNLSRLEDIAGMADAGQLVELELDEETRKLHIQIDGLEYTLALIDPDSIRQEPDIPDLDLSAEIVIEGKDINRAVKASDMVSDHIALGVDADDELFYVDAEGDTDDVHLELTTEQLIDLQAGDARSLFSLDYLKDMNKAIPADAEVTLELGAEFPLKITFPIAEGQGSVLFVLAPRIQSD, from the coding sequence ATGTTCAAGGCCATCGTGAGCGCCGAGACGCTCAAGACGACGCTCGACTCCGTGAGCGTCCTGGTGGACGAGTGTAAGGTCCACCTCGACGAAGACGGCATCGAGATACGCGCCGTCGACCCCGCCAACGTCGGCATGGTCGACCTGCGGCTCTCCGCCGAGGCGTTCGAGTCATACGAGGCCGACGGCGGCGTCATCGGCGTCAACCTCTCCCGGCTCGAAGACATCGCCGGGATGGCCGACGCCGGACAGCTCGTCGAGCTCGAACTCGACGAGGAGACACGCAAGCTCCACATCCAGATCGACGGGCTGGAGTACACGCTCGCGCTCATCGACCCCGACAGCATCCGCCAGGAGCCCGACATCCCGGACCTCGACCTCTCCGCCGAGATCGTCATCGAGGGCAAGGACATCAACCGCGCCGTCAAGGCCTCCGACATGGTCTCCGACCACATCGCACTCGGCGTCGACGCCGACGACGAGCTGTTCTACGTCGACGCGGAGGGCGACACCGACGACGTCCACCTCGAACTCACCACCGAGCAGCTCATCGACCTGCAGGCCGGCGACGCCCGCTCCCTGTTCAGCCTCGACTACCTGAAGGACATGAACAAGGCCATCCCCGCCGACGCCGAGGTCACGCTCGAACTCGGTGCGGAGTTCCCCCTCAAGATCACCTTCCCCATCGCCGAGGGGCAGGGCTCGGTCCTGTTCGTGCTCGCACCGCGCATCCAGAGCGACTGA
- a CDS encoding glycosyltransferase: MNTERITLTTVGAVLLFAALAVVVPSVTLGLVEWQRALALLLWATTTLFALTALVWVVLTYVVGANYEPPEPVHGGDDVQVRILTIDAASVVQATVDSLPAELDDVHVVAEADIDVDGATVHVVPDGFDCDAVRKGRAIEWARRALDCDREFVLYLDEDSQMASFDGLPDADVVQLREQPRRTGSVLSYLADVYRMGVQIEQRAFARLSIPLFAWGGGIAVRESVEQEVTWDRETLVEDTAFVWAAAQQVEDLSYELASTTCRNEAPPSLSEITQQRRRWAAGNVEAATGLPLRYQLLTRIRNFAWALSPVVTLVAIPLSVLGLGVGTGGLFMVLSFGLGLLTLFWYARGLQCYGRDELKWSLALPLAPLVTVVHSMGTVVGILNPPGEFRVTEKVGGR, translated from the coding sequence ATGAATACAGAACGTATCACGCTCACGACGGTCGGCGCGGTGCTGCTGTTCGCCGCGCTGGCCGTGGTGGTGCCGTCGGTGACACTCGGCCTCGTCGAGTGGCAGCGCGCGCTGGCACTGCTGCTGTGGGCCACGACCACGCTGTTCGCGCTGACGGCGCTCGTCTGGGTCGTTCTCACCTACGTCGTCGGTGCGAACTACGAGCCGCCCGAACCCGTCCACGGCGGCGACGACGTGCAGGTCCGCATCCTCACCATCGACGCCGCGTCCGTCGTGCAGGCGACGGTCGACTCGCTCCCGGCCGAACTCGACGACGTCCACGTCGTCGCCGAGGCGGACATCGACGTCGACGGCGCGACCGTCCACGTCGTCCCCGACGGGTTCGACTGCGACGCCGTCCGGAAGGGTCGCGCCATCGAGTGGGCACGCCGCGCGCTCGACTGCGACCGCGAGTTCGTCCTCTACCTCGACGAGGACAGCCAGATGGCGTCGTTCGACGGCCTGCCCGACGCCGACGTGGTGCAGCTCCGCGAACAGCCCCGCCGGACCGGCTCCGTGCTGTCGTACCTCGCCGATGTCTACCGGATGGGCGTCCAGATCGAGCAACGCGCGTTCGCCCGCCTCTCCATCCCGCTGTTCGCGTGGGGTGGCGGCATCGCGGTCCGGGAGTCCGTCGAGCAGGAGGTCACCTGGGACCGCGAGACGCTCGTCGAGGACACCGCGTTCGTCTGGGCGGCCGCCCAGCAGGTCGAGGACCTCAGCTACGAGCTGGCGTCGACGACCTGCCGGAACGAGGCCCCGCCGTCGCTCTCCGAGATCACCCAGCAGCGCCGTCGCTGGGCTGCAGGCAACGTCGAGGCCGCGACGGGGCTCCCGCTGCGCTACCAGCTGCTCACCCGCATCCGCAACTTCGCGTGGGCGCTCTCGCCGGTGGTGACCCTCGTCGCCATCCCGCTGTCGGTGCTGGGTCTCGGTGTCGGCACCGGCGGGCTGTTCATGGTCCTCTCGTTCGGTCTCGGGCTGCTCACGCTGTTCTGGTACGCCCGTGGCCTGCAGTGCTACGGCCGGGACGAGCTGAAGTGGAGCCTCGCGCTGCCGCTCGCGCCGCTGGTCACCGTCGTCCACTCGATGGGGACCGTCGTCGGCATCCTCAACCCGCCCGGCGAGTTCCGTGTCACGGAGAAGGTGGGTGGGCGGTGA
- a CDS encoding 23S rRNA (uridine(2552)-2'-O)-methyltransferase, with amino-acid sequence MARKDHWYNKSKQEGYRSRAAYKLKQLDRKEGLFGPGNTVVDLGAAPGGWLQVAAEEVGSQGTVIGVDFQRIKAFDEEYDDRVETIRGDMTEEDTKEQVREAAGNEVDVVLSDMAPNMTGEYQLDHARSVHLARQAFETALDVLDTGGDFAVKVFQGQDLDDLREDIEAEFQYVRTTTPEASRDESSEVYLVAKHRLTAPVRPGDTIEVTIEDVGSEGDGIAKVDGFTVFVDGADEGETVEVEVTEVKPRFGFAKPL; translated from the coding sequence ATGGCGCGCAAGGACCACTGGTACAACAAGTCGAAACAGGAGGGGTACCGCTCGCGGGCGGCGTACAAGCTCAAACAGCTCGACCGGAAGGAGGGGCTGTTCGGCCCGGGCAACACGGTCGTCGACCTCGGGGCCGCCCCCGGCGGCTGGCTGCAGGTCGCCGCCGAAGAGGTCGGCTCGCAGGGAACGGTCATCGGCGTCGACTTCCAGCGCATCAAGGCGTTCGACGAGGAGTACGACGACCGGGTCGAGACCATCCGCGGCGACATGACCGAGGAGGACACGAAGGAGCAGGTCCGCGAGGCTGCCGGGAACGAGGTCGACGTGGTGCTCTCGGACATGGCCCCGAACATGACCGGCGAGTACCAGCTCGACCACGCCCGCTCGGTCCACCTCGCCCGGCAGGCGTTCGAGACCGCGCTGGACGTGCTCGACACCGGCGGCGACTTCGCCGTGAAGGTGTTCCAGGGGCAGGACCTCGACGACCTGCGCGAGGACATCGAGGCCGAGTTCCAGTACGTCCGGACGACCACGCCCGAAGCGTCGCGCGACGAGTCCTCCGAGGTGTATCTGGTCGCCAAGCACCGGCTGACCGCGCCCGTCCGCCCCGGCGACACCATCGAGGTGACCATCGAGGACGTCGGCAGCGAGGGCGACGGCATCGCCAAGGTCGACGGTTTCACGGTGTTCGTCGACGGCGCCGACGAGGGCGAGACCGTCGAGGTCGAGGTGACCGAAGTGAAGCCCCGTTTCGGCTTCGCGAAGCCGCTGTAG
- a CDS encoding ribbon-helix-helix domain-containing protein, whose amino-acid sequence MPKISVEIPQELLDDLDEHVGDDGKFVNRSDAVRSSIRKNLDILDEIDARHDRLEDDDE is encoded by the coding sequence ATGCCCAAGATCAGCGTCGAGATTCCGCAGGAACTGCTCGACGACCTCGACGAGCACGTCGGCGACGACGGGAAGTTCGTCAACCGCTCGGACGCCGTCCGCTCGTCCATCCGGAAGAACCTCGACATCCTCGACGAGATAGACGCCCGTCACGACCGGCTGGAGGACGACGACGAGTAG
- a CDS encoding DUF2391 family protein: MELAVELREQGRGMAGALLVLGISFAYTVESWRLAADISAVHLLGFVVAGLALVVLITRSVGFRSDEDAESGGTDTGLRRDGGSPLWVEFTEIVFQSLFIGYATLALLGVVDLRTPFPVVVRMGLIQVVPLAVGAALANELLSGEQEELSEAGFPQNLGVFALGAIFFAAPIAPTGEIGLIAAQIDWTRVGVLLLVTVSVTYLMLYELEFRGQSRRLQGRSRWRQVGQTCIVTVVGLLVAFGLLVALGGIESEPVATWTRRTVVLAFPAAIGASGARVILG, translated from the coding sequence ATGGAACTCGCCGTCGAACTCCGGGAGCAGGGGCGAGGAATGGCGGGCGCGCTCCTGGTCCTCGGCATCTCCTTTGCCTACACCGTCGAGAGCTGGCGGCTGGCTGCCGATATTTCGGCCGTCCACCTGCTCGGGTTCGTCGTCGCCGGCCTCGCGCTGGTCGTTCTGATCACGCGCAGTGTCGGCTTCAGATCCGACGAGGACGCCGAGTCAGGAGGGACCGATACCGGGCTGCGTCGGGACGGCGGGTCGCCCCTCTGGGTCGAGTTCACCGAGATCGTCTTTCAGAGCCTCTTCATCGGGTACGCGACGCTGGCTCTGCTCGGGGTCGTCGATCTCCGGACGCCGTTTCCTGTCGTCGTCCGAATGGGGCTGATACAGGTCGTCCCGCTCGCGGTCGGCGCGGCGCTGGCCAACGAGTTACTCAGCGGCGAGCAAGAGGAGCTCTCCGAGGCGGGGTTCCCGCAGAACCTCGGCGTGTTCGCGCTGGGGGCGATCTTCTTCGCTGCCCCCATCGCTCCGACGGGCGAAATCGGGCTGATCGCCGCACAGATCGACTGGACACGGGTCGGCGTGCTCCTCCTCGTCACAGTTAGTGTCACGTATCTGATGCTCTACGAACTCGAGTTCCGCGGCCAGTCCCGACGGCTTCAGGGTCGTTCGCGCTGGCGACAGGTCGGCCAGACCTGTATCGTCACCGTGGTGGGGCTCCTCGTCGCCTTCGGGTTGCTCGTCGCACTCGGGGGCATCGAGAGCGAACCGGTCGCGACCTGGACGCGTCGGACGGTCGTCCTCGCATTTCCCGCCGCCATCGGCGCAAGCGGCGCACGCGTGATCCTCGGATGA